The Candidatus Eisenbacteria bacterium sequence CCACGAATATCTCGGGCACGTGCGCGGCGTCGTTTTCGGCGGCGATCCGCGCGCGGGTTACTTCGAAGGCGCGCGCTTCTATCACCCGCAGATGGGCTTCGAGCTCACGTTCCCCTCCGGCTGGACGACCGCCAACAGCCACTCCGCCGTGGCCGCGCAGCAGCCGCAGCAGCGCGCCGCGCTGCAGCTGACGCTGGCGCCGAACGCGGGCGCGCTCTCGCCCGCGGACTACGTCTCGGGGCTTGCCCGGGATGGCCGGGTCGCGAGCGCGACCGGCGCACGCGAGAGCATCGGTGGCTGGCCGGCGTGGGTGGGGCGCGTGGCGCTGCCCGCGCAGGACGGCGCGACTCCGGTCGTGCTCGACGCCGCGTGGGTCCGGCAGGCGCCCGACCGCCTGTTCCAGTTCCTCGGCCGCAGTTCGGTCGTCGGCGACGCGGACGAGGCCGCGATCCTCGCCGCGGTCCGCTCGCTGCGTCCGCTGGATGCCGGGCGCGCGAGCGCCGTTCCCGATCGCGTGCGCGTGCTGAGCGCGCCCGCCGCCGGCACGCTGCGCTCGCTGCTGCCGCGGCTGCAGCCGAACGCGCTCGATGTGCTCGATCTGGCCATCCTCAACGGCGTGGATTCGACGACGGCGATCGCTTCGGGCGAGTGGCTCAAGCTCGTCGAGCCCGGTCGGCGACGATGAGCAGCTTGAGAAGGGTTGACATCCCCGGCGCGGCATCCTAGGTTGCCGCACGGCCATGAAGAAACTCACCGTCGCCGCCATCGTGGTGTCGTTCCTCGCGCTCGCCACCGTCGCGTTCACGCAGTCGTTCGGCGTGCAACTCGGCGGACGCAAGGGACCGAAGCAGCCGATCGCCTACAGCCACGCGATTCACGCGGGCAAGCTCGGCATGGACTGCCGCTACTGTCACTACGGCGCCTACAAGTCCAACTGGGCGAACATCCCGGCGATGAGCACCTGCATGGGCTGCCACAAGATGGCCGCCACCGACCGCCCCGAGGTGCAGAAGCTCACCGGCTACTGGGAGCGCGGCGAGAACATTCCGTGGGTCAAGGTGCACTACCTGCCCGACCACGTGAAGTTCAACCACAAGCGCCACGTCCAGGCCGGCTTCGCCTGCCAGGAATGCCACGGCCCGGTGCAGGAGATGGACGTCGTCTACCAGTACAGCTCGCTCAAGATGGGCTGGTGCGTGGACTGCCATCGCAAGCACGAGAACGACCCCAAGTTCACGGCCACGCTCGACTGCCTCGCCTGTCACCACTAGAGGACCCGTTCCCCCATGTCGGATTCGGTGGTCTTCAATCGCCGCGACTTTCTCAAGCTGGTGGGCGTCGGCGTCGCCGGCGCGGCGGCGGGCTGCGCGAAGCCACCCGCGGAGAGACTGATTCCGTACCTGGTGGCGCCCGAGGACATCCTCCCGGGCGTTCCTTACTTCTACGCCAGCACCTGCCGTGAGTGCCCGGCCGCCTGCGGCATCGTCGTCCGCACGCGCGAGGGCCGCGCGATCAAGATCGAGGGCAACCCGGATCATCCGGTGAACCAGGGCGGACTGTGCGCGCGCGGGCAGGCGTCGCTGCAGGGGCTCTACGATCCCGACCGCCTGAAGACGC is a genomic window containing:
- a CDS encoding cytochrome c3 family protein yields the protein MKKLTVAAIVVSFLALATVAFTQSFGVQLGGRKGPKQPIAYSHAIHAGKLGMDCRYCHYGAYKSNWANIPAMSTCMGCHKMAATDRPEVQKLTGYWERGENIPWVKVHYLPDHVKFNHKRHVQAGFACQECHGPVQEMDVVYQYSSLKMGWCVDCHRKHENDPKFTATLDCLACHH